A single genomic interval of Flavobacteriales bacterium harbors:
- a CDS encoding ribonuclease H-like domain-containing protein has protein sequence MRNSSSAILFLDIETVPLIYHFKDLDPQGKRLFELKMKSSIKHSELSVEQLYEKAGIYAEFARVVCIGLAWYGRRGKTKTRKSKLIYGHNEIRLLYQFKNFLREEFPEGAILCAHNGKEFDFPFLARRMLIRGIPLPEELQLQHKKPWEIQHIDTMDWWKFGDYKHFTSLELLAHVFDLESPKHSMSGDQVAKAYWEDGNISGIAAYCRADVQVLMDVYEKLNISSN, from the coding sequence ATGAGAAATTCTTCATCGGCAATCCTTTTTTTAGATATAGAAACGGTGCCACTGATTTATCATTTTAAGGACCTAGATCCTCAGGGAAAGCGACTTTTTGAATTAAAAATGAAGTCCTCCATAAAACATTCTGAACTTTCGGTAGAGCAGCTATACGAGAAAGCCGGAATTTATGCAGAGTTTGCACGGGTGGTTTGTATCGGATTGGCCTGGTACGGAAGAAGAGGAAAAACGAAAACTAGGAAAAGCAAATTGATATATGGTCATAATGAAATCCGCCTCCTCTATCAATTCAAAAATTTTTTACGGGAAGAATTTCCCGAAGGAGCAATACTTTGTGCACACAACGGAAAGGAATTTGACTTCCCCTTTTTAGCGCGCCGGATGCTCATTCGCGGAATTCCATTGCCGGAAGAATTACAACTTCAGCATAAAAAACCATGGGAGATTCAGCATATTGATACGATGGACTGGTGGAAGTTTGGCGACTACAAGCATTTTACTTCGCTCGAGTTATTGGCCCATGTTTTCGATCTGGAATCGCCCAAACATTCCATGAGCGGCGACCAGGTGGCGAAGGCCTATTGGGAAGATGGAAATATCAGTGGAATAGCAGCCTATTGCAGAGCTGATGTACAGGTACTGATGGATGTATATGAAAAATTAAATATTAGTTCCAATTAG